A section of the Lineus longissimus chromosome 1, tnLinLong1.2, whole genome shotgun sequence genome encodes:
- the LOC135496644 gene encoding beta-1,3-galactosyltransferase 1-like yields the protein MRSIFLRLVLVILAMNVLCYYWMDSFVHQLVPHRSEWRRLELSALERTEKLFSYSRHVKTNLAKKQSLGTGEVQSQSIKLKPMNLQTIDQKTADMLHRASLLMDDLILSPPPCEDSIYLLIMVISSAKNFNRRTGMRDSIKVRPYRGKSVRFVFVTARADDQMTDAKLHYESLRYRDIILTNHKDAYRNMTYKALETLKWKLTKCQHAKFLLKMDDDVLVIYENIVDYAIDLELKNLTVVYAGMRNNVKVVRDPKSKWYMSHKDYANDTLPPYISGYAILFSQVAVREIYRASFHVSRVYKIPRQTFPIDDAFIGICAHYAKIKLTKMRWACLVWNYLKHAVTKEKCILVKLKVVHQIPGYRSMKRYLKWLQTRSVHERNACRKKDITLTKTCFW from the coding sequence ATGAGGTCAATTTTTCTGCGGTTAGTTCTGGTCATTTTGGCAATGAACGTTTTGTGTTATTACTGGATGGATTCATTTGTGCACCAGCTGGTGCCCCATCGAAGTGAGTGGAGGAGGCTTGAGTTGAGTGCTTTGGAACGAACTGAAAAACTATTCAGTTATTCGCGACATGTAAAGACAAATTTGGCTAAAAAGCAGTCGTTGGGAACAGGGGAAGTCCAATCACAATCAATTAAACTAAAACCAATGAACTTACAAACTATAGATCAGAAGACAGCTGACATGTTGCATCGAGCATCACTCTTAATGGATGATTTGATTCTGTCACCTCCCCCATGTGAAGACAGTATCTATTTGCTCATTATGGTCATAAGTTCAGCAAAGAACTTCAATCGCCGTACAGGGATGAGGGATTCTATAAAGGTTAGGCCCTATCGGGGGAAGAGTGTTCGATTTGTTTTTGTTACTGCAAGAGCAGATGACCAAATGACAGATGCCAAACTTCACTATGAAAGTCTAAGATATCGAGACATTATCCTGACTAATCATAAGGATGCCTACCGAAATATGACCTATAAGGCTCTTGAAACTCTAAAGTGGAAGCtgacaaaatgtcaacatgCAAAATTCTTGTTAAAAATGGATGACGATGTGTTGGTCATCTATGAAAACATTGTAGACTACGCTATAGATTTAGAGTTGAAGAATCTAACCGTTGTCTATGCAGGTATgcgcaataatgtcaaagtCGTTAGGGATCCCAAAAGCAAGTGGTACATGTCCCACAAAGATTATGCAAATGACACTTTACCACCCTACATTAGTGGATATGCTATTTTATTTTCACAAGTCGCTGTTCGGGAGATTTATCGTGCGTCTTTCCATGTCTCACGTGTTTACAAAATACCAAGGCAGACATTCCCAATCGATGACGCTTTCATTGGAATCTGTGCACACTACGCGAAAATAAAACTAACGAAAATGCGATGGGCGTGCTTGGTCTGGAACTACCTGAAACACGCTGTCACTAAAGAAAAATGTATCCTGGTGAAATTAAAAGTTGTGCATCAGATACCTGGTTACCGAAGCATGAAAAGGTATTTGAAATGGCTACAAACTAGGAGTGTGCATGAAAGGAATGCTTGTCGAAAGAAGGATATAACACTTACTAAAACTTGCTTTTGGTAA